The following nucleotide sequence is from Rhineura floridana isolate rRhiFlo1 chromosome 9, rRhiFlo1.hap2, whole genome shotgun sequence.
gggagagaaatatttatttattatgctttATTAATTAAATTCATATCTCATCCTTGCTCCCGGAAAGAGCCTAGGACTACAAACAAATACACCAAAATCACACTGAAACATAAATCAAACCAaataggtttattactactgttgagattttaatgttttaatgtatttgtatgtttttattctgtacgttgcccagagtggctggacaaccagccagatgggagactaataaatctaataaataataaataaactctagATTGGTAAGAACTTCCTGACAAATTGTTCCCTGAGGCCAGGGTTTGTCTGCTTCACTTAATGGCTCTTAATCACAAAATCTGCTTCATGGTAGGGGCTTCTGTTTCCTCTTTTCCCCAGGGAAACTGCACTTGGCCCTTGGGAGTTTCCAAATAGTGGGTGATGCTGGAAGAGACACTGTGATAGGCAAGTGTGAATGTCTTCTATACCTGATCATCattctctgccccctccctgggAAGGAGCCAAGTGGGCTTTGAGAGAAACAATAAAGTGGTGGCCCTAGTGAGGTACACATGTGAGGCTGTGTAACAGAAATGTCCAGAGATTTTTAGAGATCCTGTATGTGGCACAGGACACACTTCCTGTGttaggcttggaaaagttacttttttgaactacaactcccatcagccccaggctgggactgatgggagttgtagttcaaaaaagtaacttttccaagctctggtacagcAAATTCTACAAGACTACTTAACTTTTGCTTGGCCACTTGAGAACAATTCCCTAGCACCTTTGGGGACTCACTGTGTTATAAATCTGGAGCCATCGGTCCATTCCCAGTTGCCTTCTTCATTTTCATCTGAAAGGCCAATCCAGGCAGGATGACTGAGCTGAGAAGTGATGTAGTTCTGCAGAAAGGAAGAACAACCTCACATAAAGTCAAATTCAGCTACATTACAGCAATAAAGAGGTAACAGCCTGGGCTTCTTTATGTCCTGTTTTTTGAAgttcataatccttgacaaggtaAGTTATATCCTAAGAAACTATATGGGCTTTATGACTTGCAGAAACTATTCAGTTCATTTCTACCTTCAAGGATCTTTTTCCCACATCAACATCTCTGTCATAAAACCACATCTGTCACCAAAACTCTGGGGCTTGCAAAAGATCCTGGGGCATGTTCTAGGATGTGCACACACTGAGGCCCCACCATCGCTTACTAGGATTCAACATCACCCCATGTGCAATGGACTTGTGCTTAAGAATGTGCCCAACATTCTTGTGTGATGACACATTTTAGGAAAAGGTCAGCAGTGCCTTTCAGGGACAAGTGCCTTTCCGAGAAGTCTGTCTGTCATTTCTGACCTTCTAATTGAGGATCTTctcataagctttcatggaaccTCAATACTGTCTGGGACACAATTTGCAACCACTGCATGAATACCACAAGGGCTTGTGATGTGTGGATAGGAAGCAATTACAGTAATGCTTGCAAGAAGTCATAAAGTATTTGCATGTGATGGTAAAATGAACAGATATGAACAGAAAGATATAGGCACCAGAGTGGATGGACATTTTGCTGAGGAACCCCAAAGAAcaggagagaaagaagaaagTACGAACCTGTTCTTCGTCACTTAGGATGGAGGCCAAGTGGGAATCTCTGGACATGCAGAAGTTCTCGGCATCATACCAGGTCTTTTTCCCATTTGAAATGTAGTAGAGACTCCTCCCAAAAAGTTTCCAGCCAGCAACAGATCTTGTGACTTTCCTGAAGAGGGATTCTAGGAGGAATGAATGCAAAGAGAATACTGCAATGTAACTGGCACTGTGTTATGTTAGACTGGGGACAGTTGGGTTCAAAGCCCTGCTTACCCCTTAGGCATTTTGGATGTCTTGGGGCAAGTCACCCTCTCAGCCtggcctacctcaaagggttgttttaGAGATAAATTGGATAATCCAATCCACACTTGTAATCACATTTGTAATCACATTTGAGGTTGGGAAGGGTCATGATCAAGGATGTGGATGTGAAATTCTCTGCATAACTATTATTAATTCAATTTCCTAGACACCATTCACAGCAAGACCAGAGGCTACTTACAAAAAAAGCAACTGGAACTGAATTGCTGTCAGCTGGTCTTCTACAGCTGTAATGACAGGCGGAAACCTTCAGGATCCTTGCTTCCTTCATCACCTCACCTAGGAAATATCCCATCTGTTCACGTTGTTGGACACCAGTGCCTCCTCCCTAGAAAATTCTTCAACTCCTGGCATCCCACTTCACTATTGTGCTCTGCCCAGAAAGGGCAGCATGCCCGTGGAGTATATTAGCAATGCAGGAAACGTTTGGAATGAAAGCATTTGGACTGTGACCTTCAACCATTTTTAATTTCTAAGCTAATTATATGAGAAGCTGatgatgaagcagcagcagccctgtGGGAGCCCAAGGCCTGGGAAAGCTTTCATGTGCATACAAGGATCCTGGAGCCCTGGGAACTTGCAATTCCCAAGGTCCCAGCATCTGAGATGCTGTTCCCTCAGCCCTTCTCATGACCACTGCCACCAGGTATGTTTTCAGGAAAGAGGGCAGCAGGGGGCTTGCAAGAGGGAAAAGCTGCAGAGACCTCCAAGCCTTGTTGTGTTCCTAATTACATGATTGGGAATGCCATGAGACCTGGAGCTTGGAATGGACCCAAGCACAAGTTAATGGAATGGACAGGTTAATTTGGGTCCAGGTCTGGTGCCAGCTATCACCCAGATCAATCACTGGCTGAGAACCCACAAGCTCAGAAAGCTCAGAAAGCCCCTCGCCAACCTTAGCCCCTGCCCACTACACTTGCCACCATGTGTAACCACTCACTTACCTGGCCCCTGGATTGGACACACTGGATGACAAGTGATATAGTCATTGCACTTCTGAATGGGAGCCACCTGGCCCCCATGTttgatacaataaataaataaataaataaataatgtgtgatAGCTGCCCACCATAATATTACCCAACATGCAATCCTCCAACTGGAGATAATTTGATGGTGGGCATGAATGCTCACTGCACAAGCGTGCTGCAGCTAAACTTGCCTGCTGTTTGCCAGATAAGAAgtcttttttttccaaaaatgaactcaaagcaactttcaAACATTGAAAACATATGTAAAAATCTGGCCTCAGCCCCTTTTTGCGGCATGAAGCTATTTGGCAATACAGTGCTAAGGATAAACACTAAAGATAAGGGAATTTGATGCTCTCTCAGAGAAGAGGTGGCAGAAGTTTCTACAGGTGATCTTCTGCTACCTCCCAGTTCTTTCAAGGATACAGATTTCAGAAATGATCACCCCTCATGGAACTGACCAAGATTCCAGCAAAAGTCCCATCAATAATCAttctctaataaaataaaataaaaatctttctcTCATAACAAAGCCAATCAATCTCGCCatccaaaacaacaacagttcTGACTCTCTTCCCTTGCTACTGGTGGGAAGGAGACTCAGCAAATTTTACCGTCGGTGGCAGTACACCACTCAGGACAGAAGGGTGCtacaaatggtcaaggaaggattgttgttgttgttgttgttgttatgtgccttcaagtcgatcatgacttatggcgaccctatgaatcagcaacctccaattgcatctgttgtgaaccaccctgttcagagcttgtaagttcaggtctgtggcttcctttatggaatcaatccatctcttgtttggtcttcctctttttctactcccttctgttttcccaaacATAATTGTCTTacatgctccatttcttgcttgacaatttctaactttccctggttcatgcttctcacattccatgttcctattgtgtgcgtcatacaactccagactctccttttgcatctgtgcgcatcagcctctgggcttcctttcggctttgacccagctgcgtcattagtcacagcgctactcgtacttgtcctttcttcttccccagtagcttggtgagtgccttctgatctgggggtctcatcttccagcactatctcatattgcattttggatactctgttcatagggtttttgtggtaatagatactcagaggtagtttaccattgccttcctctgagtttggatgcatcttagtctggtgtttcagctttgaccattctgccttgggtgcccctgctaggagtctagcctcttggtctagactcctgaaggcattgctctcagcttctttgacactctcaaacccctcaccacgttaaggtgtgcatcctacagGGGGTCAAGGAAGGATACAAGATTGAATTGAAGGAGTACCCCGCTGCCAGGTTCCTTCCTTCTCCAGTTTCCAAGACCATACTAAAGCAGTGAGCAGCCTCAGATGAGATTCTCCATTTATTAGAAATCTCTGAAATCGAGAGCATTCCTTCAGAAGAGTGTTAATTGTGATGAACACAGGAAGGAACAAAattactgggcatgtttagccttgagaagagaagactgaggggagataggacagcactcttcaagtacattgaaaagttgtcacacagaggagggccgggatctcttctcagtcaccccagagcacaggacacagaataatgggctcaagttacaggaagccagatttcagttgaacatagagaaaaacgtcctaacggttagagcagtacgacactGGAACCAGTtcttagggaggtgatgggctctccaacacaggaggcattcaaggggcagctggacaaccacctgtctggGATGCtctaacctggattcctgcattgagcaaggggtggactggatggccttataggcaccttccaacctactattctattattctactgccttcttgcatccctatgtactgggggtggggtggacagagcaatcctatgtaggtctactgagaagtaactcTCACTGAGGTCAATGGAACAAATGTCTATCTAagtgtaggactgcagccttaggaaggaaggagagagagaagatgAAAATAGGAAATTGATATGTGCTGGAGGGAATCAGTTCGTGCAGGTTTAATGGTTGTGTAGAAGAAGCAATTTCAGCAGATAAAACTTGTCACATAAGCTATACCTActgtaattccctcttctacacagccATCAATGGGGCAGAAgccccctgtcctcttttgcttcTCACCAccccagagagagagaagtagatgggagtaagtcccactaagaTCAGTGTGATTGACTCCCGTTTAAGCATACATAAGATTACAGTATTGGACTCGATTTCTTGGTCACGTTGTTTGTTTTTTAGCCTCACCACatcatcgtcgtcatcatcatcagtagtgGCAGTAGGAGTAAGAGTagctttttttcaaaatgaaactcaaaacaacttacaaaaaaatctcaaaaacatgtacagaataaagataacagttcaaaagaaaaatcaaaacaatataccATGCAAAGCTGAAAAAACcatacaagaaataaataaatcgcaAAACAATATCCAATACAATTCAAATACAGTACAGCATTCATTTCTGAGTCATCTCTTTTGCCTCTGTGAAATGGGTGTTTTGTGGCTGGCCATGCACCCATACcacagcaaccattttgtgaatTGGCATATCCCCACCGATGGCAGCAATTTTGTGAGAgcacccacaacactttctcAAAAATCGAAATGTGCCCATCTGCCCAAGGAGGCTGGAAATCCCTACCTTAGACCACTCGTTCTGACTGGCTATCACACTCCATTGTCTCAGTGATGTCTCTTCCAAGCTCTTTCTTCCGGGGGTTCCTTGTGACCACAGATCAAATGTGAGGCCTTGTGTATGAAAACACTGTGCTACTCCAGTGAGCTATGGCTCCACATACAGTCACTTTCatggaggaaggaggtggagagatcGCAGTGGATAGGTTTTCCAAGGCAGAGCCAATAGGTCAATGAATAACAAACCACCAGCCTATAAAGAATGTGAATTACATAAAGTACTTCCTAGTGCACAGCCAATAAACAAACAGTGGAGCAGGGGATGTGGCAACAAAAGGGAAGAATGCAACGACCCGGAGAGAGAGGGGCCTACCAAAGGCTGCATACTACCTAGCGGCTGTGATTTGAACCCAGACCTTGCTATTTTGTTCTCATAACCAATGCTACATACCACTGTTTAAGCTTTCATTCAAGGTGGCATTAAATCTTGGTGACAGCTGAAGGAGTGTCCTTTTTCCTTTCTGCAGTTGGAGCATCCAACAGAATTACATTTCAACTCACATAGATTTGCTCATCTTTACATTCCCAAAATGTGCCATGGCACCATATGTAGAAACTTGGCTACTTACGGTATTTTAATTTCTGCTCTTTGTAGGCCTTTTTGGAATTTTCTATATGGGTTGACAACTTTTCAACTT
It contains:
- the LOC133363696 gene encoding C-type lectin domain family 4 member F-like, with amino-acid sequence MAVGLSDRLEGRRQYLNKLCVECLGVKEILTWGIILDLQVSEEVEKLSTHIENSKKAYKEQKLKYQSLFRKVTRSVAGWKLFGRSLYYISNGKKTWYDAENFCMSRDSHLASILSDEEQNYITSQLSHPAWIGLSDENEEGNWEWTDGSRFITQYWSHGKPSDSKHYGEMEQDCTSIVPSSSEHNWNESECHELHRWVCKESLDVEEPHSW